In Micrococcus luteus NCTC 2665, a single window of DNA contains:
- a CDS encoding IS481 family transposase — MTHANAPLTPTGRLRMVHRHLHDGIPQAHVAAEFRVSRPTVATWVARYRAEGEAGLQDLSSRPHRSPAQLDPEVVAQIQTLRRERKWSARRIHHHLVSEGHRVCLRTVGRWLHRLGISRLPDLAPTGEDLRQRPQKITARGPGHMVHLDVKKIGRIPEGGGWRAHGRDSENARAAKRGPGRRVGYTYLHSAIDGFTRLAYTEALEDERAATTVSFYCRARAFFAAHGIRIDRVVTDNGNNYRAADFTAKVVSLGGRHHRIRPYTPRHNGKVERYNRLMVDEVLYARPYSSETARREALQVWVNHYNYHRPHTSCGDAPPASLAPARVNNVMPSYS, encoded by the coding sequence ATGACTCACGCTAATGCACCCCTGACTCCCACCGGCCGTCTCAGGATGGTCCACCGCCACCTGCACGACGGGATCCCACAGGCGCACGTGGCCGCCGAGTTCCGGGTGAGCCGGCCCACGGTGGCTACCTGGGTGGCCCGCTACCGTGCCGAAGGCGAGGCCGGCCTTCAGGACCTGTCCAGCCGGCCGCACCGTTCACCTGCCCAGCTCGACCCCGAGGTGGTGGCCCAGATCCAGACCCTGCGCCGGGAGCGCAAGTGGTCCGCACGGCGCATCCATCACCACCTCGTCTCTGAAGGCCACCGGGTGTGCCTCCGAACGGTGGGCAGGTGGCTGCACCGGCTGGGCATCTCCCGGTTGCCAGACCTCGCGCCCACGGGTGAGGACCTGCGCCAACGACCGCAGAAGATCACCGCCCGCGGCCCGGGGCACATGGTGCACCTGGACGTGAAGAAGATCGGGCGCATCCCCGAGGGGGGCGGCTGGCGTGCTCACGGACGGGACTCCGAGAACGCGCGAGCAGCCAAGCGCGGGCCTGGCCGACGGGTCGGCTACACCTACCTGCACTCGGCGATCGACGGGTTCACCCGCCTGGCCTACACCGAGGCGTTGGAGGACGAGCGGGCGGCCACGACCGTGAGCTTCTACTGCCGGGCGCGGGCGTTCTTCGCCGCCCACGGCATCCGGATCGACAGGGTGGTCACGGACAACGGGAACAACTACCGGGCTGCGGACTTCACCGCCAAGGTGGTCTCGCTCGGGGGCCGGCACCACCGGATCCGCCCCTACACCCCGCGCCATAACGGGAAGGTCGAACGCTACAACCGGCTGATGGTCGATGAGGTCCTCTACGCCCGCCCGTACTCCTCAGAGACGGCTCGGCGTGAGGCCCTGCAGGTGTGGGTGAACCACTACAACTATCATCGGCCTCATACCTCCTGCGGGGACGCCCCGCCGGCCTCGTTGGCCCCGGCCCGAGTCAACAACGTCATGCCCTCCTACAGCTAG
- the tyrS gene encoding tyrosine--tRNA ligase, translating to MAPQNEERAARLRAQANDPSFENVWQELRWRGLVHVSTDEAALEQALAGEPVSYYCGFDPTAPSLHLGHLVQLLTLRRLQLAGHRPYALVGGATGLIGDPRQTSERVLNSQETVAAWVESLRAQIEPYLSFEGENAATMVNNLDWTAGMSALDFLRDIGKNFRVGTMVKKEIVAKRLNSDEGISYTEFSYQVLQGNDFLELHRRHGVTLQTGGSDQWGNLTAGTELIRKVEGTHAHALGTPLITNADGTKFGKSEGNAVWLDAEMCSPYAFYQFWLNTADADVVDRLKVFTFLTRAEIEEYAQKVADEPFRREAQKRLAWEVTALAHGEETTTKVIEASQAVFGGGDLTTVDPDTLTAVLAELPQADRTQWEGEPGTVTAVELLVSTGLVASRSEARRTVRDGGASVNNVRVTDADQVFTRDDAFAGRHLLVRRGKKNMAGADLGEG from the coding sequence ATGGCACCCCAGAACGAGGAGCGCGCGGCCCGACTGCGCGCACAGGCGAACGACCCGAGCTTCGAGAACGTCTGGCAGGAGCTGCGCTGGCGCGGGCTCGTGCACGTCTCGACGGACGAGGCCGCGCTGGAGCAGGCGCTGGCCGGGGAGCCCGTCTCGTATTACTGCGGCTTCGACCCGACCGCTCCGTCCCTCCACCTGGGACACCTGGTCCAGTTGCTCACCCTGCGCCGCCTGCAGCTCGCCGGCCACCGCCCGTACGCCCTCGTGGGCGGCGCCACCGGGCTCATCGGCGACCCGCGGCAGACCTCGGAGCGCGTCCTGAACTCGCAGGAGACCGTGGCGGCGTGGGTGGAGTCCCTGCGCGCGCAGATCGAGCCGTACCTCTCCTTCGAGGGGGAGAACGCGGCGACCATGGTCAACAACCTGGACTGGACCGCGGGCATGAGCGCGCTGGACTTCCTGCGGGACATCGGCAAGAACTTCCGCGTCGGCACCATGGTGAAGAAGGAGATCGTGGCCAAGCGCCTGAACTCTGATGAGGGCATCTCCTACACGGAGTTCTCCTACCAGGTGCTGCAGGGCAACGACTTCCTCGAGCTGCACCGTCGGCACGGCGTGACCCTCCAGACCGGCGGCTCCGACCAGTGGGGCAACCTCACCGCCGGCACCGAGCTGATCCGCAAGGTGGAGGGGACCCACGCCCATGCGCTGGGCACGCCGCTGATCACGAACGCGGACGGCACCAAGTTCGGCAAGTCCGAGGGCAACGCCGTCTGGCTCGACGCGGAGATGTGCTCGCCATACGCCTTCTACCAGTTCTGGCTCAACACGGCGGACGCGGACGTCGTCGACCGGCTCAAGGTCTTCACGTTCCTGACCCGCGCGGAGATCGAGGAGTACGCGCAGAAGGTGGCCGACGAGCCGTTCCGCCGGGAGGCCCAGAAGCGCCTGGCGTGGGAGGTCACCGCGCTGGCCCATGGAGAGGAGACGACGACGAAGGTCATCGAGGCCTCCCAGGCCGTGTTCGGAGGCGGCGACCTCACCACCGTGGATCCGGACACGCTGACCGCCGTGCTGGCCGAGCTGCCGCAGGCCGACCGGACCCAGTGGGAGGGGGAGCCGGGCACCGTGACCGCGGTCGAGCTGCTGGTCTCCACCGGGCTGGTCGCCTCGCGCTCCGAGGCGCGTCGGACGGTGCGCGACGGCGGCGCGTCGGTGAACAACGTGCGGGTGACGGATGCCGACCAGGTGTTCACCCGAGACGACGCCTTCGCCGGCCGGCACCTGCTGGTGCGCCGGGGCAAGAAGAACATGGCGGGCGCGGACCTGGGGGAGGGCTGA
- a CDS encoding argininosuccinate synthase, protein MKERIILAYSGGLDTSVAIGWIAEATGAEVVAVAVDVGQGGESLETIRQRALDCGAVEAYVADARDEFAEQYCMPTLKANALYMDAYPLVSAISRPVISRHLVAAARQFGASTVAHGCTGKGNDQVRFEVSIQTLGPDLKCIAPVRDLALTREKAIEYAERNDLPIVTTKKNPFSIDQNVWGRAVETGFLEDIWNGPTKDVYDYTDDPAFPPAPDVVTIAFERGVPTALDGRALSPLEIIEELNRRAGAQGVGRIDIVEDRLVGIKSREIYEAPGAMALIAAHRELENVTLEREQARFKKHVDQRWTELVYDGQWYSPLKRNLDTFIDATQEHVNGEIRLELHGGRATVQGRRSETGLYDFNLATYDEGDSFDQSSARGFIDIFGLSAKTASEREQRLRGSADLQDVARLSND, encoded by the coding sequence GTGAAGGAACGCATCATCCTTGCCTACTCGGGCGGCCTGGACACCTCGGTGGCCATCGGCTGGATCGCCGAGGCCACGGGCGCCGAGGTCGTCGCCGTCGCGGTCGACGTGGGCCAGGGGGGCGAGTCCCTCGAGACGATCCGCCAGCGCGCCCTGGACTGTGGCGCCGTCGAGGCCTACGTCGCCGACGCGCGTGACGAGTTCGCCGAGCAGTACTGCATGCCCACGCTCAAGGCCAACGCCCTCTACATGGACGCCTACCCGCTGGTCTCCGCGATCTCGCGCCCGGTGATCTCCCGCCACCTGGTCGCGGCGGCCCGCCAGTTCGGCGCCTCGACGGTGGCGCACGGCTGCACCGGCAAGGGCAACGACCAGGTCCGCTTCGAGGTCTCCATCCAGACCCTCGGGCCCGACCTGAAGTGCATCGCCCCGGTGCGCGACCTCGCCCTGACCCGTGAGAAGGCCATCGAGTACGCCGAGCGCAACGACCTGCCGATCGTCACCACCAAGAAGAACCCGTTCTCGATCGACCAGAACGTGTGGGGCCGCGCCGTCGAGACCGGCTTCCTCGAGGACATCTGGAACGGCCCCACGAAGGACGTCTACGACTACACGGACGACCCCGCCTTCCCGCCGGCGCCGGACGTGGTCACGATCGCCTTCGAGCGCGGCGTCCCCACAGCCCTCGACGGCCGCGCGCTGAGCCCGCTGGAGATCATCGAGGAGCTCAACCGCCGGGCCGGTGCCCAGGGCGTGGGCCGGATCGACATCGTCGAGGACCGCCTCGTGGGCATCAAGTCCCGCGAGATCTACGAGGCACCGGGCGCCATGGCGCTGATCGCGGCCCACCGTGAGCTCGAGAACGTCACCCTGGAGCGTGAACAGGCGCGCTTCAAGAAGCATGTGGACCAGCGTTGGACCGAGCTGGTCTACGACGGCCAGTGGTACTCCCCGCTGAAGCGGAACCTGGACACGTTCATCGACGCGACCCAGGAACACGTCAACGGTGAGATCCGCCTGGAGCTCCACGGTGGCCGCGCCACAGTGCAGGGTCGCCGGTCCGAGACCGGCCTGTACGACTTCAACCTCGCCACGTACGACGAGGGCGACTCGTTCGACCAGTCCTCGGCCCGCGGGTTCATCGACATCTTCGGCCTGTCCGCGAAGACGGCCTCCGAGCGAGAGCAGCGCCTGCGCGGCAGCGCCGACCTCCAGGACGTCGCCCGCCTGTCCAACGACTGA
- a CDS encoding HelD family protein, translating to MTDTVSVRQSELDLERGRVAERYARLDALREEKERQLAAVRRTGPQGSLQNHSERDAFASLYEDRLAQLYAVDDRLVFGRLDLDAEQEGGADEQRYIGRIGLTTEDHERLLVDWRAAEAGAFYQATAAHRGRVRRRRHLMLRGREVRDLEDDILDPTLLGEDGVRADGQGALLAAVTARRTGRMGDIVATIQAEQDEVIRAPLSGAVVVQGGPGTGKTAVALHRAAYLLYTHRERLARSGVLIVGPSTAFMRYIERVLPSLGETGVVMSSLGTLMPGVRAVPERDLDVAAVKGRLDMVDAVAHAVAQRQRLLVEPRRLMIDGTAVKLKPAMVRRARDKARATRKPHNEARVTFVKILVRELAEKLRKKLEKSSGTPVQRDLLLEDVRTSRDVRIALNLCWMPLTPEKLIGDLLTREDLLRAAAPWLSDAEVGALLRPADAPWTEADVPLLDEAAELLGRLETPGRGGESAAQHERNLENARASLENMHQTLADLGVDGVVDAEQLAAANEARGVRRTTAETAAYDRTWTYGHVVVDEAQELSPMQWRLLARRCPMKSFTIVGDIAQSSRRDAAGSWASVLAPEFGDRWRLEELTVNYRSPARVMRWAAQVARAAGLEVSHPRAVREGDHRPRLVTEPGGDVAALTLEAVEVERGRVPEALTAVIAPAGQTGELLTALRERWGEAAVDTAPLPGVEIVVATPWDTKGLEFDTVVLVSPERIVADARGVVGDLYVAMTRATQSLSVVAGTDAAALPAGLADVPE from the coding sequence ATGACCGATACCGTGTCCGTCCGCCAGTCCGAGCTCGACCTCGAGCGGGGTCGGGTCGCCGAGCGGTACGCCCGCCTCGACGCCCTGCGTGAGGAGAAGGAGCGCCAGCTCGCGGCCGTGCGCCGGACCGGCCCGCAGGGGTCGCTGCAGAACCACTCCGAGCGCGACGCCTTCGCCAGCCTCTACGAGGACCGACTCGCCCAGCTCTACGCCGTGGACGACCGCCTCGTCTTCGGCCGGCTCGACCTCGACGCCGAGCAGGAGGGTGGGGCCGACGAGCAGCGGTACATCGGGCGCATCGGCCTCACCACCGAGGACCACGAGCGCCTCCTCGTCGACTGGCGCGCGGCCGAGGCCGGCGCCTTCTACCAGGCGACGGCGGCCCACCGGGGCCGTGTGCGCCGTCGTCGTCACCTGATGCTGCGGGGGCGCGAGGTGCGCGACCTCGAGGACGACATCCTGGACCCGACGCTGCTGGGCGAGGACGGGGTGCGCGCCGATGGCCAGGGTGCGCTGCTGGCCGCCGTCACCGCCCGACGCACGGGGCGGATGGGGGACATCGTCGCCACGATCCAGGCGGAGCAGGACGAGGTGATCCGCGCGCCCCTGTCCGGGGCGGTCGTGGTCCAGGGCGGGCCCGGCACGGGGAAGACCGCCGTCGCCCTGCACCGCGCGGCCTACCTGCTGTACACCCACCGGGAGCGCCTCGCGCGCTCGGGCGTGCTGATCGTCGGTCCGTCGACCGCGTTCATGCGGTACATCGAGCGGGTGCTGCCCTCGCTGGGCGAGACCGGTGTCGTGATGTCCTCGCTGGGGACGCTGATGCCGGGCGTACGGGCCGTCCCGGAGCGGGACCTCGACGTGGCGGCGGTGAAGGGCCGGCTGGACATGGTGGACGCCGTCGCCCACGCGGTCGCGCAGCGCCAGCGCCTGCTCGTCGAGCCGCGGCGCCTGATGATCGACGGCACGGCCGTCAAGCTCAAGCCGGCCATGGTCCGGCGCGCCCGGGACAAGGCGCGGGCCACCCGAAAGCCCCACAACGAGGCCCGGGTGACGTTCGTGAAGATCCTCGTCCGCGAGCTCGCGGAGAAGCTGCGCAAGAAACTGGAGAAGTCCTCGGGCACCCCGGTGCAGCGTGACCTCCTCCTCGAGGACGTGCGCACCTCGCGCGACGTGCGCATCGCGCTCAACCTCTGCTGGATGCCGCTGACGCCGGAGAAACTGATCGGCGACCTCCTCACCCGGGAGGACCTGCTCCGGGCGGCCGCCCCGTGGCTGTCCGACGCCGAGGTCGGCGCGCTCCTGCGGCCGGCCGACGCCCCCTGGACCGAGGCCGACGTGCCCCTCCTGGACGAGGCGGCCGAGCTGCTCGGACGCCTCGAGACCCCGGGCCGGGGCGGTGAATCCGCGGCCCAGCACGAGCGCAACCTCGAGAACGCCCGGGCGTCCCTGGAGAACATGCACCAGACGCTCGCGGACCTGGGCGTCGACGGCGTCGTGGACGCCGAGCAGCTGGCCGCGGCCAATGAGGCGCGCGGCGTGCGACGGACCACCGCCGAGACCGCGGCCTACGACCGCACCTGGACGTACGGGCACGTGGTGGTTGACGAGGCCCAGGAGCTCTCTCCGATGCAGTGGCGCCTGCTGGCGCGCCGCTGCCCGATGAAGTCGTTCACCATCGTGGGCGACATCGCGCAGTCCTCCCGTCGCGACGCGGCCGGCTCGTGGGCGTCCGTCCTCGCCCCTGAGTTCGGGGACCGCTGGCGCCTGGAAGAGTTGACTGTGAACTACCGTTCGCCGGCGCGCGTGATGCGCTGGGCCGCGCAGGTCGCGCGGGCGGCCGGGCTTGAGGTCTCCCATCCGCGCGCCGTGCGTGAGGGCGATCACCGCCCGCGCCTGGTGACGGAGCCGGGCGGTGACGTGGCGGCCCTGACCCTCGAGGCGGTCGAGGTCGAGCGGGGCCGCGTGCCCGAGGCCCTGACCGCCGTGATCGCCCCCGCCGGGCAGACAGGGGAGTTGCTCACGGCCCTCCGCGAGCGGTGGGGGGAGGCGGCCGTGGACACCGCGCCGCTGCCCGGCGTCGAGATCGTCGTCGCCACCCCGTGGGACACCAAGGGACTGGAGTTCGACACCGTCGTCCTCGTCTCTCCCGAGCGGATCGTGGCCGACGCACGCGGCGTGGTGGGCGATCTGTACGTGGCGATGACCCGCGCCACCCAGTCGCTGTCCGTCGTCGCCGGGACGGACGCGGCCGCGCTGCCGGCCGGGCTGGCGGACGTCCCGGAGTGA
- the argH gene encoding argininosuccinate lyase, whose translation MTENTDARHGTNEGALWGGRFAGGPSEALAALSKSTHFDWRLAPYDIAGSRAHARVLHTAGLLSADDLDGMIAALDRLEADVRSGAFTPAASDEDVHGSLERGLIERAGPELGGRLRAGRSRNDQVATLGRMFLRDHARIIAQGVIATVDALLDQARARPYAPMPGRTHLQHAQPVLLSHHLLAHAWAFARDLQRLADWDARAAVSPYGSGALAGSSLGLDPNAVAAELGFESAVWNSIDGTAARDVYAEFAWVAAMVGVDLSRISEEVIFWATKEAGFVRLHDAYSTGSSIMPQKKNPDVAELARGKSGRLIGDLTGLLATLKGMPLAYNRDLQEDKEPVFDAADTLELLLPAVYGMIATLEFQTERMAELAPQGFALATDVAEWLVRQGVPFREAHELSGEAVKAAEARGVELWDLTDEEYAAISPALTPQVREVLSTEGSLASRDAQGGTAPTAVAVQIGALEDALEPLRRWADTPGSVVDAR comes from the coding sequence ATGACCGAGAACACCGACGCCCGCCACGGGACCAACGAGGGCGCCCTGTGGGGCGGTCGCTTCGCCGGCGGCCCTTCCGAGGCGCTCGCCGCGCTCAGCAAGTCCACGCACTTCGACTGGCGCCTGGCGCCCTATGACATCGCGGGCTCCCGTGCCCACGCCCGGGTGCTGCACACCGCCGGTCTGCTCAGTGCGGACGACCTGGACGGGATGATCGCGGCCCTCGACCGTCTCGAGGCGGACGTGCGTTCCGGTGCCTTCACCCCGGCGGCGTCCGATGAGGACGTGCACGGCTCGCTCGAGCGCGGCCTCATCGAGCGGGCCGGTCCCGAGCTCGGCGGCCGCCTGCGGGCCGGCCGATCCCGCAACGACCAGGTCGCCACCCTCGGCCGGATGTTCCTGCGAGACCACGCCCGCATCATCGCGCAGGGCGTGATCGCCACGGTGGACGCGCTGCTCGATCAGGCGCGGGCGCGCCCGTACGCGCCGATGCCGGGGCGCACCCACCTGCAGCACGCGCAGCCCGTCCTGCTCTCGCATCACCTGCTCGCGCACGCCTGGGCCTTCGCGCGGGACCTGCAGCGGCTCGCGGACTGGGACGCACGCGCGGCCGTCTCGCCGTACGGCTCCGGGGCCCTTGCCGGCTCCTCCCTGGGTCTGGACCCGAACGCCGTGGCCGCCGAGCTCGGCTTCGAGTCGGCCGTGTGGAACTCGATCGACGGCACCGCCGCCCGCGACGTGTACGCGGAGTTCGCGTGGGTCGCCGCGATGGTCGGCGTCGACCTGTCCCGCATCTCGGAGGAGGTCATCTTCTGGGCCACCAAGGAGGCGGGCTTCGTGAGGCTCCATGACGCGTACTCCACGGGGTCCTCGATCATGCCGCAGAAGAAGAACCCGGACGTCGCCGAGTTGGCCCGCGGCAAGTCCGGCCGTCTCATCGGCGACCTCACGGGGCTGCTGGCCACGCTCAAGGGCATGCCGCTGGCTTACAACCGCGACCTGCAGGAGGACAAGGAGCCCGTCTTCGACGCCGCGGACACCCTCGAGCTGCTGCTGCCCGCCGTCTACGGGATGATCGCCACCCTCGAGTTCCAGACGGAGCGCATGGCGGAGCTGGCCCCGCAGGGCTTCGCGCTGGCCACCGACGTCGCCGAGTGGCTCGTCCGCCAGGGGGTCCCGTTCCGCGAGGCCCACGAGCTGTCGGGCGAGGCCGTGAAGGCGGCCGAGGCCCGGGGCGTGGAGCTGTGGGACCTCACGGACGAGGAGTACGCCGCCATCTCACCGGCGCTGACCCCGCAGGTCCGCGAGGTGCTCAGCACAGAGGGCTCGCTCGCCTCTCGCGACGCCCAGGGCGGGACCGCGCCGACGGCCGTCGCGGTGCAGATCGGGGCGCTCGAGGACGCCCTGGAACCGCTGCGCCGCTGGGCCGACACGCCGGGCTCCGTCGTCGACGCCCGTTGA